A stretch of Myxococcus virescens DNA encodes these proteins:
- a CDS encoding phage tail protein — protein MSRELLSSKIVVEEEEPRVRGIPSAPTSVAGAVGLAERGPIGQAVLCTSFEEYQATFGGFTPDSDLALAAMGFFEQGGSHLWVVRTAHYEDASDPESHTATRAAAALTTGGGPTPAIVRGTLRPPFTLADDQRLEVSVNSAEAVDVVFSGAAASVAAGRPGPYALTAGQALRVRVDDGRDVFIPFHEGDFDDMGQATAQEVAAVINAGLIGGRATVADGVLRIASDTQGASSRLEVGDEVAGTVFGFPGGPQVGSGNVQSLRAVELAEVRALVEAAVAGVRVAPSSLGALQLLTQSTGPGATLRVQGDAGPGLGLDALPHTGDASGATDVLHLEAKDTGAYANRLEVEVRPSTNSAPDTFDVLILEDGAYRESFPNLSSSEDDARYVERVLNDERTGSSYVQAFMVQPDALPDVQTVALSGGEDGLVGLGDADFIGSEAGRTGLYALDEVQELSLLLVPGRATPATHNAMVRYCEVARDGLAFAILDSPAGYSTTDIVSYVSQDASLEGLSEHAALYWPRVKVLNPARSVFGNVEQLVVPPSGIIAGVFARNDGARPGGVYDAPAGIEAGRMFGVLGFESKETLEEKKRDVVYPHRINPLTTGPGLPRFIDGSRTLKASGNFPFVAERRGVSFIERSLKTGLQFARHRNNTEGLRAQVRRSIAAFLLAQMRNGAFRSMEPAKAFFVDVSDALNPPSVIFAGKLVARIGLATNKPAEFIVLRVSQDTRALEAELASAGL, from the coding sequence ATGAGTCGTGAGCTGCTGTCGTCGAAAATCGTGGTTGAGGAGGAGGAGCCGCGCGTCCGGGGCATTCCTTCCGCGCCCACCTCCGTGGCGGGTGCCGTGGGCCTGGCGGAGCGCGGCCCCATTGGCCAAGCCGTGCTGTGCACCTCCTTCGAGGAGTACCAGGCCACCTTCGGCGGCTTCACGCCGGACTCCGACTTGGCCCTGGCCGCCATGGGCTTCTTCGAGCAGGGCGGCAGCCACCTCTGGGTGGTGCGCACCGCCCACTACGAGGATGCCTCCGACCCCGAGTCGCACACGGCCACGCGTGCGGCGGCGGCCCTCACCACGGGTGGCGGGCCCACGCCCGCTATCGTGCGCGGGACGCTGAGGCCTCCCTTCACCCTGGCCGACGACCAGCGCCTGGAGGTGTCCGTCAACAGCGCCGAGGCGGTGGACGTCGTCTTCTCCGGCGCCGCAGCTTCCGTCGCCGCTGGCCGACCGGGGCCCTACGCCCTCACCGCCGGCCAGGCGCTCCGCGTGCGTGTGGACGACGGGAGGGACGTCTTCATCCCCTTCCACGAGGGTGACTTCGACGACATGGGCCAGGCCACCGCTCAGGAGGTGGCCGCCGTCATCAACGCGGGACTCATTGGCGGGCGAGCCACCGTGGCGGACGGTGTGCTGAGAATCGCCAGTGACACCCAGGGCGCCTCCAGCCGCCTGGAGGTGGGCGACGAGGTGGCGGGCACCGTCTTCGGCTTCCCTGGTGGCCCGCAGGTCGGGAGCGGCAACGTCCAGAGTCTGCGCGCCGTCGAGCTGGCGGAAGTCCGCGCTCTCGTGGAGGCGGCAGTGGCGGGTGTCCGCGTGGCGCCTTCCTCCCTGGGGGCCCTGCAGTTGCTCACCCAGTCCACGGGGCCTGGCGCCACTTTGCGCGTGCAGGGCGACGCAGGCCCCGGCCTCGGCCTGGACGCGCTGCCGCACACGGGCGACGCCTCCGGCGCCACCGACGTCCTCCACCTGGAGGCGAAGGACACGGGCGCCTACGCCAACCGCCTCGAAGTGGAGGTGCGCCCCTCCACCAACAGTGCCCCCGACACCTTCGACGTCCTCATCCTCGAGGACGGCGCCTACCGCGAGTCCTTCCCCAACCTCTCCTCGTCCGAGGACGACGCGCGCTACGTCGAGCGCGTCCTCAATGACGAGCGCACCGGCAGCAGCTACGTCCAAGCCTTCATGGTGCAACCGGACGCGCTTCCGGACGTGCAGACGGTGGCCCTCTCCGGTGGCGAGGACGGCCTCGTCGGATTGGGCGACGCGGACTTCATCGGCTCCGAGGCGGGTAGGACGGGCCTCTACGCACTCGACGAGGTGCAGGAGCTCTCCCTCCTCCTCGTGCCCGGCCGAGCCACGCCGGCCACCCACAACGCCATGGTGCGCTACTGCGAGGTGGCCCGCGACGGCCTCGCCTTCGCCATCCTCGACTCGCCCGCGGGCTACAGCACCACGGACATCGTCTCCTACGTCTCGCAGGATGCCTCCCTCGAAGGCCTCTCTGAGCACGCGGCCCTCTACTGGCCGCGCGTCAAGGTGCTCAACCCCGCCCGAAGCGTCTTCGGCAACGTGGAGCAGCTCGTCGTCCCGCCCTCCGGCATCATCGCTGGCGTCTTCGCGCGCAATGACGGCGCGCGCCCCGGCGGGGTGTACGACGCGCCCGCGGGCATCGAGGCCGGACGCATGTTCGGCGTCCTGGGCTTCGAGTCCAAGGAGACGTTGGAAGAGAAGAAGCGGGACGTCGTCTACCCCCACCGCATCAACCCGCTCACCACCGGGCCCGGCCTCCCGCGCTTCATCGACGGCTCGCGCACGCTGAAGGCCAGCGGCAACTTCCCCTTCGTCGCCGAGCGGCGCGGGGTGTCCTTCATCGAGCGCAGTCTCAAGACGGGCCTGCAGTTCGCCCGGCACCGCAACAACACCGAAGGCCTGCGCGCCCAGGTGCGGCGCTCCATTGCCGCCTTCCTCCTCGCTCAGATGCGGAACGGCGCCTTCCGGAGCATGGAGCCCGCGAAGGCCTTCTTCGTCGACGTCTCGGACGCCCTCAACCCACCCTCCGTCATCTTCGCCGGCAAGCTGGTGGCGCGCATCGGCCTCGCCACCAACAAGCCCGCCGAGTTCATCGTCCTGCGGGTTTCTCAGGACACCCGCGCCCTCGAAGCCGAGCTGGCTTCGGCGGGCCTGTAA
- a CDS encoding IPT/TIG domain-containing protein: MALPSLTSVTPSSGPTSGGDILRLSGTGFAARVAVRLGGLRAEVLSVREEAGTAQVDVRTPMHEVDNVDVELLNLSADGHPIPGEAALLPGAYRYLRPRVGREADLTRLVRTLLRELKRQVVANVSASVSVDYDDTVADGLNVIAMASLPSVVLSGPTLRESRRYSTNVLHEDVVQGPSGSELVRRRPAYTVDLAFTLTVAANRTAELFNLMAAVATFLNRNRWLAMSRDAEDASRGTVRWEMDADGEVRTQLGSRDDVRAFTWGLLVRGFDVDEGLPLDIGKTVAGTHLETDSHSGGTS; encoded by the coding sequence ATGGCCCTCCCCTCCCTCACCTCCGTGACGCCCTCCTCGGGCCCCACCAGCGGCGGAGACATCCTCCGCCTCTCTGGCACTGGCTTCGCCGCGCGGGTGGCCGTGCGCCTGGGCGGACTGCGCGCGGAGGTGCTCTCCGTCCGTGAAGAGGCGGGCACTGCCCAAGTGGACGTGCGGACGCCCATGCATGAGGTGGACAACGTCGACGTGGAGCTGCTCAACCTCTCCGCGGACGGACACCCCATTCCAGGCGAGGCCGCTCTCCTTCCGGGCGCGTACCGCTACCTGCGCCCGCGCGTCGGTCGTGAGGCGGACCTCACCCGCCTCGTGCGCACCTTGCTGCGTGAGCTGAAGCGCCAGGTGGTGGCCAACGTCAGCGCCAGCGTCTCCGTCGACTACGACGACACCGTCGCAGACGGCCTCAACGTCATCGCCATGGCCTCGCTGCCCTCCGTGGTGCTGTCAGGCCCCACGCTGCGCGAGAGTCGGCGCTACTCCACCAACGTCTTGCACGAGGACGTCGTGCAGGGCCCCTCCGGCTCGGAGCTGGTGCGCAGGCGCCCCGCGTACACGGTGGACTTGGCCTTCACCCTCACGGTGGCCGCCAACCGCACCGCCGAGCTCTTCAACCTCATGGCCGCCGTGGCCACCTTCCTCAACCGCAACCGCTGGCTGGCCATGTCGAGGGACGCCGAGGACGCCTCGCGCGGCACCGTGCGCTGGGAGATGGACGCGGACGGCGAGGTGCGCACGCAGCTCGGCAGCCGCGACGACGTGCGCGCCTTCACGTGGGGCCTGCTGGTGCGCGGCTTCGACGTGGACGAGGGCCTGCCCCTCGACATCGGCAAGACGGTCGCCGGCACGCACCTCGAAACGGACTCTCACTCCGGAGGCACCTCATGA